The sequence TCAAGATATTGGGTTTTGACAGTGACGGTAAATTCATAAGCGGACATGCAGTTTTCCTCTATTTAAACCATTAGTTCAGTGGAACCACTGAACAAGCCGACGGACAACTTCAGCGCGACGCTCTCGGATCCATGGATTCCCGCAGATCATTGCACACGAAATTATCAACTGATGCAAGTACAACTCCGCCCAGACAGCATGCGCGGAGTAAAATAGCGCATCTTTTACGCATCATCTCATTTAGTGACCGCCATGCCAAACAAACCAACCTACCGAATCGCCCCAAGTATTCTATCTGCCGACTTTGCCCGTCTCGGCGAAGAAGTGCGCAATGTTGTCAGCGCTGGCGCAGATATGATTCACTTTGACGTCATGGATAACCATTACGTTCCCAATCTCACCATTGGACCGCTGGTCTGCCAAGCAATTCGTCCTCATGTACAAGTACCGATTGACGTTCACCTTATGGTCAAGCCGGTGGATCGTATTATTCCGGATTTTGCCAAAGCTGGCGCAAACATCATCACATTTCATCCAGAAGCATCAGAACATATTGATCGATCCTTGCAATTGATTCGCGACCATGGCTGTAAAGCGGGCTTGGTGTTCAATCCAGCGACCTCTTTAGACTATCTTGAGCATGTCATGGACAAACTCGACATTATCCTGATTATGTCGGTCAACCCAGGCTTCGGCGGCCAGTCTTTCATTCTTGAAGCACTGCGCAAAATCGCCATAGTGCGTCGCTTGATCGACGATTCCGGCCGCAATATCATGCTAGAAGTCGACGGCGGTATCAAAATAGAAAATATCGCCCAAGCCGCCGCCGCCGGCGCAGACACTTTCGTCGCTGGTTCAGCCATCTTTGGAAAGCCTGATTACAAAACAGTGATTGATGCAATGCGTGGTGAATTGGCAAAAGTATGACTTTGCCTAGCGCCGAAGTGACGACTAGTATGCGCAGCGTCATGCTGACCGGCATTAAAGCGGTCATCATCGATTTGGACGGCACCATGCTCGATACGGCCCCGGACTTCCACGTCGCCATCAATCGCATGCGTGCTGATTTTGATCTGGCACCGCTGCCGCTGCAAACCATTAGCAACTTCGTCGGCAAAGGGTCGGAAAATCTGATCCGCCGCGTCTTAGGCGCAGATTATCCTCCAGCGCAGGTCGAAACGCATTTCGACGCAGCACTAGCCTCTTATCAACACCATTATCTGGCGATCAATGGCCATTACGCGACACTGTACCCAGATGTCATCGCAGGACTTCAATCCATGCGCGCATCGGGCTTGCGTCTGGCTTGTGTCACAAACAAACCCATTGCATTTGCGCTACCGCTAATGGAAACCACCGGATTACGCGATTTTTTTGAACTGGTCTACGGCGGCGACTCGTTTTCCAGAAAAAAACCTGACCCGATGCCGTTTCTGGAGGTTTTTCGGCAATTCAAGTTGGCGCCAGCACAAGTCGTAGCTATTGGTGACTCCTCAAATGACGCAATAGCAGCCCGCGCAGCCGGATGCCGCGTATTGAGTGTTCCGTATGGCTACAATCATGGCGAGCCTATACAAGACGTCGATTCGGATGGTATAGTATCCACGCTGCTTTCCGCGGCGCACTACATTTCCAGCTAAGTTCAAACGTCTTAGCTAAAAAACTCTTAAACAAAATTCTCAAATGATGTTTCTCGAAAAAAAACGTATTGTCCCATTAGCCGCCGCTGA is a genomic window of Glaciimonas sp. CA11.2 containing:
- a CDS encoding phosphoglycolate phosphatase, whose amino-acid sequence is MTLPSAEVTTSMRSVMLTGIKAVIIDLDGTMLDTAPDFHVAINRMRADFDLAPLPLQTISNFVGKGSENLIRRVLGADYPPAQVETHFDAALASYQHHYLAINGHYATLYPDVIAGLQSMRASGLRLACVTNKPIAFALPLMETTGLRDFFELVYGGDSFSRKKPDPMPFLEVFRQFKLAPAQVVAIGDSSNDAIAARAAGCRVLSVPYGYNHGEPIQDVDSDGIVSTLLSAAHYISS
- the rpe gene encoding ribulose-phosphate 3-epimerase produces the protein MPNKPTYRIAPSILSADFARLGEEVRNVVSAGADMIHFDVMDNHYVPNLTIGPLVCQAIRPHVQVPIDVHLMVKPVDRIIPDFAKAGANIITFHPEASEHIDRSLQLIRDHGCKAGLVFNPATSLDYLEHVMDKLDIILIMSVNPGFGGQSFILEALRKIAIVRRLIDDSGRNIMLEVDGGIKIENIAQAAAAGADTFVAGSAIFGKPDYKTVIDAMRGELAKV